In Thalassotalea fonticola, a single genomic region encodes these proteins:
- a CDS encoding GspH/FimT family pseudopilin: protein MKALNKDVSGFSLIELMVTIAIMSSLVTIGMPSYHDLIMRYHVKTEVDKWLLALNHARQAAITSGNIITLCPSSNGFSCGKNWHDGAILFIDNNRDHQKDDNEVILKVVEQSKNQQVLTWRAFQNRNYIQFQQNGFTWNQNGTLRICSADPTLKYNRALIVTRSGRIRPSSDSDNNGIHEDAAGDNISC, encoded by the coding sequence ATGAAAGCTTTAAACAAGGACGTATCTGGATTTTCTCTTATCGAACTTATGGTCACAATTGCGATCATGTCATCACTAGTCACTATTGGCATGCCAAGTTACCATGACTTAATAATGCGTTATCATGTAAAAACGGAAGTCGACAAATGGTTACTGGCTTTAAATCATGCCAGACAAGCAGCAATAACCTCCGGTAATATTATTACCCTTTGCCCAAGCAGTAATGGTTTTAGCTGTGGAAAAAATTGGCATGATGGTGCCATACTTTTCATCGATAATAATCGTGATCATCAAAAAGATGATAATGAAGTGATATTAAAAGTTGTCGAGCAATCTAAAAATCAGCAAGTACTCACATGGCGTGCATTCCAAAACAGAAATTATATTCAATTTCAACAAAACGGGTTTACTTGGAATCAAAATGGCACGCTGAGGATCTGCTCTGCTGATCCTACGTTAAAATATAATAGAGCACTGATTGTTACACGTTCAGGGCGTATTCGACCGTCATCAGATAGTGATAATAATGGCATTCATGAAGATGCTGCAGGCGATAATATAAGCTGCTAG
- the lspA gene encoding signal peptidase II has translation MSAKKLFNNTGLRWLWLAIVMLIIDQVTKQSVVALMDYRESIAVMPYFNLTYVHNPGAAFSFLADQGGWQRWFFTAIAGVVSILLVIWMAKTPKQDKLIAISFALILSGAVGNLIDRMMFGYVIDFLDFYVGNKHWPAFNIADSAIFVGAGLMILDAFRDSKNGEKQSNKKIESETQDSGVK, from the coding sequence ATGTCTGCAAAAAAATTATTTAACAATACTGGCTTGCGTTGGTTATGGTTAGCAATAGTAATGTTAATTATCGATCAAGTAACCAAACAGTCTGTTGTGGCGTTAATGGATTACCGTGAATCTATCGCTGTAATGCCTTATTTCAATCTAACCTATGTTCACAACCCTGGCGCTGCATTTAGCTTTTTAGCTGATCAAGGCGGCTGGCAGCGTTGGTTCTTTACTGCTATTGCAGGCGTAGTAAGTATACTTCTTGTTATTTGGATGGCAAAAACACCCAAACAAGACAAACTTATCGCCATCTCATTTGCCTTGATTTTAAGCGGCGCAGTAGGGAACTTGATTGATCGGATGATGTTCGGTTATGTTATCGATTTTCTAGATTTTTATGTGGGCAATAAACATTGGCCTGCTTTTAATATCGCTGACTCTGCCATATTTGTCGGAGCTGGTTTAATGATATTAGATGCCTTTCGCGATAGTAAAAACGGTGAAAAGCAAAGTAACAAAAAAATTGAATCTGAAACTCAAGACTCTGGAGTAAAGTAG
- a CDS encoding pilus assembly PilX family protein: MKTHINSYHKYQGLVLATNLLMVLLVTLIATTLFKNALTQSKMVNLSKSQLLIKNNSEQVLVDAKNYIKNLLAANTELTVNDKGYFGSDAAIFITDINWQDTNNFIASDNNSKFVVIYLGIQTKLTQPDLGLDHHLFKILIYSQFPPSAEYQLQRFIAIPVV, encoded by the coding sequence ATGAAAACACATATTAATTCATACCATAAATACCAAGGGTTAGTTCTAGCAACAAATTTGCTTATGGTATTGCTGGTAACGTTAATTGCTACAACATTATTTAAAAATGCCCTAACGCAAAGCAAAATGGTAAACCTTAGCAAAAGCCAGTTACTCATTAAAAATAATAGCGAACAAGTGTTAGTAGATGCTAAAAATTACATCAAAAATTTACTCGCGGCTAATACTGAATTGACCGTTAATGATAAAGGTTATTTTGGCAGTGATGCAGCGATATTTATTACTGATATTAATTGGCAAGATACCAATAACTTTATCGCCAGTGACAACAATAGTAAATTTGTGGTGATTTACTTGGGTATTCAAACCAAACTCACTCAGCCTGATCTTGGACTAGACCATCACTTATTTAAAATTCTTATTTATAGCCAATTTCCCCCAAGTGCTGAGTATCAACTACAACGATTTATCGCAATTCCAGTTGTGTAA
- the ispH gene encoding 4-hydroxy-3-methylbut-2-enyl diphosphate reductase: MEIILANPRGFCAGVDRAISIVDRALDLFDAPIYVRHEVVHNKFVVDGLKNRGAVFVESLNEVPDDMTVIFSAHGVSKAVRQNAKDRGLKVFDATCPLVTKVHMEVTRASRKNHECILIGHAGHPEVEGTMGQYESEVGGIYLVESVEDVAHLEVKNSDVLFYCSQTTLSVDDTSEVVDALRAKFPNIAGPRKDDICYATQNRQDAVRSMAGKADLLLVVGAKNSSNSNRLRELSEKLGTTSYLIDGADDIESTWLDDIAKVGVTAGASAPEVLVAQVVEKLKTLGGKVVIENPGREETTVFAVPAELR; encoded by the coding sequence ATGGAAATTATATTAGCAAACCCTCGCGGCTTTTGTGCTGGCGTTGACCGAGCAATTAGTATTGTAGATAGAGCGCTTGATTTATTTGATGCGCCTATTTATGTACGCCATGAAGTTGTGCATAACAAATTTGTCGTCGATGGTTTGAAAAATCGTGGCGCAGTATTTGTTGAATCACTTAATGAAGTGCCTGATGATATGACCGTTATATTTTCTGCTCATGGCGTTTCTAAAGCTGTTCGTCAAAATGCTAAAGACAGGGGCTTAAAAGTGTTTGATGCAACTTGCCCATTGGTTACCAAAGTTCATATGGAAGTAACCCGTGCTTCTCGTAAAAACCATGAGTGTATTTTAATCGGCCATGCAGGACATCCTGAAGTCGAAGGTACTATGGGCCAATACGAATCTGAGGTAGGCGGTATTTATTTGGTCGAGTCGGTAGAAGATGTAGCACATTTAGAAGTAAAAAATTCTGATGTTTTATTTTATTGTTCTCAAACAACTCTATCAGTAGATGATACATCTGAAGTGGTTGACGCCCTTCGAGCAAAATTTCCTAATATTGCCGGTCCGCGCAAAGATGATATTTGTTATGCAACACAAAACCGCCAAGACGCTGTGCGCTCTATGGCTGGAAAAGCTGATTTGCTATTAGTGGTTGGCGCAAAAAACAGTTCAAATTCGAATCGTTTACGTGAGTTATCTGAAAAGTTGGGTACAACCTCATACCTAATCGATGGTGCAGATGATATTGAGTCAACTTGGTTAGACGATATTGCAAAAGTAGGTGTAACTGCAGGTGCGTCAGCACCAGAAGTACTTGTTGCTCAAGTTGTCGAAAAGCTTAAAACTCTAGGCGGTAAAGTGGTTATAGAAAACCCTGGCCGTGAAGAGACTACTGTTTTTGCCGTACCTGCCGAACTTAGATAG
- the ribF gene encoding bifunctional riboflavin kinase/FAD synthetase: MQLVRGIHNIRDAHNGCVLTIGNFDGVHLGHQRVVKALVEKAQQLNLIPAVLVFEPQPQELFNPQMAPARLSRLRDKYILLKKLGVQRLICVNFNHEFASQSAEQFIEDLLVDKLGVKHLIIGDDFRFGKNRLGNFSMLKSAGETFGFDVTDTKSYKMSQCRISSTEIRKALQQDELHDAELMLGREYSIIGRVVHGDKQGRNLGFPTANVLLKRCVSPVAGVYVVKANALGKSVYGVANIGSRPTVNGIRQQLEVHIFDFNNDLYGQQIEVALLKKLRAEQRFASLDELTAQIAKDSEQARNYIASLNK; encoded by the coding sequence ATGCAACTAGTTAGAGGTATACACAATATTCGTGATGCGCATAATGGTTGTGTATTAACAATTGGTAATTTTGATGGTGTTCATCTTGGGCATCAAAGAGTCGTTAAAGCCTTAGTAGAAAAAGCGCAGCAGCTTAATTTGATCCCAGCGGTATTAGTGTTTGAGCCGCAGCCGCAAGAGCTGTTTAATCCGCAAATGGCGCCAGCAAGGCTGAGTCGTTTACGTGACAAATATATTTTGCTGAAAAAATTAGGCGTACAGCGTCTTATTTGTGTCAATTTTAACCATGAATTTGCTAGTCAAAGTGCCGAGCAGTTTATTGAAGATTTATTAGTAGATAAATTAGGTGTTAAGCACTTAATTATTGGCGATGATTTTCGCTTTGGTAAAAACCGCTTAGGCAATTTTTCCATGCTCAAATCTGCCGGTGAAACGTTTGGATTTGATGTTACTGACACTAAAAGTTATAAAATGTCGCAATGTCGAATTTCAAGTACTGAAATTCGCAAAGCACTCCAGCAAGATGAATTACATGACGCCGAGTTAATGCTTGGCAGAGAGTACAGTATTATCGGCCGTGTAGTTCATGGCGATAAACAGGGTAGAAACTTAGGGTTCCCTACTGCAAATGTATTATTAAAACGCTGCGTATCACCGGTAGCCGGTGTATATGTAGTTAAAGCAAACGCTTTAGGTAAAAGTGTTTATGGCGTTGCCAATATTGGCTCCCGGCCTACGGTTAATGGCATAAGACAGCAACTTGAAGTACATATTTTCGATTTTAACAATGATTTGTATGGTCAACAAATTGAAGTGGCATTATTAAAAAAATTACGCGCCGAACAGCGCTTTGCCTCTTTAGATGAGTTAACTGCGCAAATAGCCAAAGATAGTGAACAAGCTCGCAACTATATTGCTAGCCTGAATAAGTAA
- the murJ gene encoding murein biosynthesis integral membrane protein MurJ has translation MSKKLLKSGLIVSFMTLISRVLGLVRDVVIADKIGTGVGADVFFFANKIPNFLRRLFAEGAFAQAFVPVLSEYQERDEKNGTNETRELISKVSGTLGVLVSIVTFIGMIASPVFVALFGFGWFLDWLVDGPNSEKFDLASSLLTITFPYLWFISFTALAGAILNTLGKFAAAAFTPVLLNVCIIGAAIYLSPAFEQPAFALAWGVFLGGLTQFLFQIPFLIKAGVLVKPTWGWSHGGVKKIRKLIVPALFGVSVTQINLLLDTLIASFLITGSISWLYYADRLLEFPLGLFGIGIATVILPSLARLHAKQNPQEFSSTIDWALKVVSLLGWPAMAGLMVLAQPIIMVLFMRGEFTEHDVMQVSFALYAYLSGLLSFMFIKVLAPGYYARQDTKTPVVIGIKAMAANMLFNLMLAPIFGYVGLAIATALSATLNGFLLYQGLSRKGIYHIDKNTLSVILRLIFSALVMASTIYYLSPSFDIWLTLTFSAQVLKLVYLIATGAITYFICGAIVGIRLKHFTSKTS, from the coding sequence TTGAGTAAGAAACTGCTTAAATCAGGACTTATCGTCAGTTTTATGACGCTAATTTCTCGAGTTTTAGGTCTTGTTCGTGATGTGGTTATTGCAGATAAAATTGGCACCGGGGTTGGCGCGGATGTATTTTTCTTTGCCAATAAAATCCCCAACTTTCTCCGTCGTCTTTTTGCTGAAGGTGCATTTGCACAAGCTTTTGTACCTGTGCTTAGTGAGTATCAAGAACGGGATGAAAAAAATGGTACTAATGAAACTCGTGAATTAATTTCTAAAGTAAGTGGCACTTTAGGAGTATTGGTTTCAATTGTTACATTCATTGGCATGATAGCATCACCGGTGTTCGTTGCCTTATTCGGATTTGGTTGGTTTTTAGATTGGCTTGTTGATGGCCCGAACAGTGAAAAGTTTGATTTAGCCTCATCATTGCTTACTATTACGTTCCCTTATCTTTGGTTTATTAGTTTTACCGCACTTGCTGGTGCGATACTAAATACATTAGGAAAATTTGCCGCAGCAGCATTTACTCCGGTACTACTTAATGTTTGTATTATTGGCGCGGCAATATATTTATCGCCTGCTTTTGAACAGCCCGCTTTTGCTCTAGCTTGGGGAGTGTTTTTAGGTGGTTTAACCCAGTTTTTGTTTCAAATCCCTTTTCTGATCAAAGCCGGAGTGTTAGTTAAGCCTACATGGGGATGGAGCCATGGCGGCGTAAAAAAAATCCGCAAGTTAATTGTGCCGGCATTATTTGGCGTATCTGTCACACAAATCAATTTATTACTTGATACCTTAATTGCCAGTTTTTTAATTACAGGTTCGATTAGCTGGTTATATTACGCGGATAGATTATTAGAGTTTCCGCTCGGCTTGTTTGGCATTGGTATTGCTACGGTTATTTTACCTAGTTTGGCAAGACTGCATGCCAAGCAAAATCCACAAGAGTTTTCATCGACAATCGACTGGGCTCTTAAGGTTGTAAGTTTATTAGGTTGGCCTGCTATGGCTGGGTTGATGGTGTTAGCGCAGCCGATAATTATGGTGCTGTTCATGCGCGGTGAGTTTACCGAGCACGATGTAATGCAAGTATCATTTGCGCTTTATGCGTATTTAAGTGGTCTATTAAGCTTCATGTTTATTAAAGTATTAGCTCCAGGTTATTACGCCCGCCAGGACACTAAAACCCCCGTTGTTATAGGCATCAAAGCTATGGCGGCAAATATGCTGTTCAACTTAATGTTGGCACCAATATTTGGTTATGTAGGTCTAGCAATTGCTACTGCACTGTCTGCGACTTTGAATGGATTTCTACTTTATCAAGGGTTAAGTCGCAAGGGTATTTATCATATTGATAAAAACACTTTGTCGGTAATATTGCGACTAATTTTTTCAGCGTTAGTTATGGCAAGCACCATTTATTATTTATCGCCGAGTTTTGATATCTGGCTTACTTTAACATTCAGTGCGCAAGTATTAAAATTAGTTTATTTAATTGCGACTGGTGCGATAACTTACTTTATTTGTGGTGCTATTGTGGGAATAAGGCTGAAACACTTCACCAGCAAAACCTCTTAA
- a CDS encoding type IV pilin protein, translating into MTHKQPRGFGFTLLELIITLTIIGILSSIAFTSFKSYVLKARRIDARETLMKLAVAQERYYNQHLRYSSDISSATGLNHQSLLTSAGFYQLTVEIKTYTDDGKDSFVLTAKAINNQANDKDCLSFTLNNLSERNAMNNQAIENATCW; encoded by the coding sequence ATGACACATAAACAACCGCGAGGCTTTGGTTTCACGTTACTTGAGCTCATCATCACGTTAACCATAATTGGCATTTTAAGCAGCATTGCTTTTACCAGTTTTAAAAGTTATGTGCTTAAAGCAAGAAGAATTGACGCCCGCGAAACATTAATGAAATTGGCCGTTGCTCAAGAAAGGTATTATAACCAACATCTACGTTATTCTAGCGATATAAGCTCAGCAACAGGTTTAAATCATCAATCTTTATTAACTAGTGCAGGGTTTTATCAGTTAACAGTTGAAATAAAAACGTATACCGATGATGGCAAAGACAGCTTTGTATTAACGGCAAAGGCAATTAATAACCAGGCGAATGATAAAGACTGCTTAAGCTTTACCCTTAATAATTTATCCGAGCGTAACGCAATGAATAATCAAGCGATTGAAAATGCTACTTGCTGGTAA
- the rpsT gene encoding 30S ribosomal protein S20, translated as MANSKSAKKRAVQSEKRRQHNASRRSMMRTYLKKVIAAIEAGNKEAATKEFAIASPILDRYASKGLIHANKAARVKSRLNAKIKAL; from the coding sequence TTGGCTAACTCAAAGTCTGCTAAGAAGCGCGCTGTCCAATCAGAGAAGCGTCGCCAACACAATGCAAGTCGTCGTTCAATGATGCGCACTTACTTGAAAAAAGTTATCGCTGCTATTGAAGCTGGTAACAAAGAAGCTGCAACTAAAGAGTTTGCTATTGCTTCTCCAATTTTAGATCGTTACGCAAGTAAAGGTTTAATACACGCAAACAAAGCTGCTCGTGTTAAGAGTCGCTTAAATGCTAAAATTAAAGCTCTTTAA
- the ileS gene encoding isoleucine--tRNA ligase codes for MSDYKHTLNLPDTAFPMRGGLPQREPKMLKEWAEKDLYGQIRAAKKGKKSFILHDGPPYANGNIHLGHAVNKILKDVIVKAKTLSDFNSPYVPGWDCHGLPIELVVEKKWGKPGKKLNSAEFRQKCREYALKQVDGQREDFKRLGVFGDWDNPYLTMDFKTEANIIRALGKITENGHLHQGFKPVHWCTDCGSALAEAEVEYQDKFSPAIDVKFTAQDSVADLFSHPEGHKGEGQISIVIWTTTPWTLPANRAVSVHPELQYTLVQVEGEQGPQRLILGSDLVADCMDRFGIDKYHALGFCDGSALESVQVNHPFYDFTVPVILGDHVTTDSGTGCVHTAPGHGVDDFNVGRTYNLEVANPVGANGVYLPDTPLLAGQHVFKANDSVVEILKEHGSLMHHHAYEHSYPHCWRHKTPIIFRATPQWFISMDQKGLREESLKEIEQTKWIPDWGQSRIEKMVEGRPDWCISRQRTWGVPIALFVHKDTGALHPNAIELLEQVAVKVEEQGIQAWFDLDAQELIGDDAQEYVKVSDTLDVWFDSGVSHYSVVDARDEFDAAADLYLEGSDQHRGWFMSSMMSSVAMNGKAPYKEVLTHGFTVDVNGHKMSKSLGNVVMPKEITNKLGADILRLWVASVNYTQEITVSDEIFKRQADAYRRIRNTSRFLLANINGFEPAKHSVALENMVALDRWVVGKAADLQEEIIAAYDKYEFSTVVSKIMNFCTNELGGFYLDIIKDRQYTAKTDGLARRSCQTALYLIAEAMVRWMAPILSFTAQEIWSALPGERDEFVFTGVWFEGLTKLAEDAPLNNDFWSSLLDVRTEVNKALEQARRDDIVGATLQADVTLFATQDLADKLLSVGEELRFALITSAANVVVVTEQPEGSVATEVNGLWLAISASTGTKCERCWHYTLDVGQNDTHSDLCGRCITNIDGAGEARQFA; via the coding sequence ATGAGTGATTATAAACATACTTTAAATTTACCAGATACTGCGTTTCCAATGCGTGGTGGTTTACCGCAACGTGAACCAAAAATGCTAAAAGAATGGGCCGAAAAAGATTTATACGGTCAAATTCGAGCGGCGAAGAAAGGCAAAAAATCATTCATTCTGCATGATGGACCTCCTTATGCAAATGGCAATATTCATTTAGGTCATGCAGTAAATAAAATTCTAAAAGACGTAATTGTTAAAGCCAAAACGCTATCTGACTTTAATTCACCATACGTTCCTGGTTGGGACTGTCATGGTTTACCAATTGAATTGGTTGTAGAAAAAAAATGGGGCAAACCTGGCAAAAAGCTTAATTCCGCAGAGTTTCGTCAAAAGTGTCGTGAATATGCATTAAAGCAAGTTGACGGGCAACGTGAAGACTTTAAACGTTTAGGTGTGTTTGGTGATTGGGATAATCCTTATTTAACTATGGATTTTAAAACTGAAGCTAATATCATTCGTGCTTTAGGCAAAATCACTGAAAACGGTCATTTGCATCAAGGCTTCAAACCTGTGCATTGGTGTACAGATTGTGGTTCAGCACTCGCTGAAGCCGAAGTTGAATACCAAGATAAATTTTCTCCAGCTATCGATGTTAAGTTTACTGCACAAGACTCTGTTGCTGATTTATTCTCACACCCTGAAGGGCATAAGGGTGAAGGTCAAATTTCAATTGTTATTTGGACTACTACTCCTTGGACGTTACCAGCGAACCGCGCGGTATCGGTTCACCCAGAATTACAATACACACTTGTACAAGTTGAAGGTGAGCAAGGGCCACAACGTTTGATCTTAGGATCAGATTTAGTTGCTGATTGTATGGACAGGTTTGGTATCGATAAATACCATGCGCTAGGTTTCTGTGACGGTAGTGCATTAGAGAGTGTTCAAGTAAATCACCCATTCTATGATTTCACCGTACCGGTTATTCTAGGTGACCATGTTACTACTGATTCTGGTACTGGTTGTGTACATACGGCCCCTGGGCATGGTGTAGACGATTTTAATGTCGGCCGTACTTACAACTTAGAAGTTGCCAACCCTGTTGGTGCCAATGGTGTGTACTTACCTGATACGCCATTACTGGCTGGCCAGCACGTATTTAAAGCGAACGACAGCGTTGTAGAAATATTAAAAGAACACGGCTCTTTAATGCATCACCATGCTTACGAGCATTCTTATCCGCATTGTTGGAGACACAAAACGCCAATTATTTTCCGTGCTACGCCGCAGTGGTTTATCAGTATGGATCAAAAAGGCTTGCGTGAAGAGTCGTTAAAAGAAATCGAACAAACTAAATGGATCCCTGATTGGGGCCAAAGCCGTATTGAAAAAATGGTTGAAGGTCGTCCAGACTGGTGTATTTCACGTCAACGTACTTGGGGTGTTCCAATTGCATTATTTGTGCATAAAGACACCGGCGCCTTACATCCAAATGCTATTGAGCTGCTAGAGCAAGTTGCTGTAAAAGTTGAAGAACAAGGTATTCAAGCTTGGTTCGATTTAGATGCACAAGAATTAATTGGCGACGACGCTCAAGAGTACGTAAAAGTTTCTGATACTCTAGATGTATGGTTCGACTCTGGTGTGTCGCATTACTCAGTAGTTGATGCTCGTGATGAGTTTGATGCAGCTGCCGATTTATATCTAGAAGGTAGCGATCAACATCGTGGTTGGTTTATGTCGTCAATGATGTCATCAGTTGCGATGAATGGTAAAGCGCCATACAAAGAAGTCTTAACCCATGGCTTTACCGTTGATGTAAACGGCCACAAAATGTCTAAGTCTTTAGGCAACGTAGTAATGCCAAAAGAAATCACCAACAAACTTGGTGCTGATATTTTACGTTTATGGGTAGCTTCGGTTAACTACACCCAAGAAATTACTGTGTCGGATGAGATCTTTAAGCGTCAAGCCGATGCATATCGTCGTATTCGAAACACATCTCGCTTCTTATTAGCTAATATCAATGGTTTTGAACCTGCTAAGCATTCAGTTGCTTTAGAAAATATGGTGGCGTTAGACCGCTGGGTTGTAGGTAAAGCGGCCGATTTACAAGAAGAAATCATTGCCGCTTACGACAAGTACGAGTTTAGCACTGTAGTAAGTAAAATCATGAATTTCTGTACTAATGAACTAGGTGGTTTCTATTTAGATATTATTAAAGACAGGCAATACACAGCAAAAACCGATGGTTTAGCTCGTCGTTCATGTCAAACCGCGTTATACCTTATTGCTGAAGCTATGGTTCGCTGGATGGCGCCTATCTTGTCGTTTACTGCACAAGAGATTTGGTCTGCCTTACCAGGCGAACGAGATGAGTTCGTATTTACTGGTGTTTGGTTTGAAGGATTAACTAAACTTGCTGAAGATGCGCCTTTAAATAACGATTTCTGGTCGAGTTTATTAGATGTTCGTACTGAAGTGAACAAGGCATTAGAACAAGCCCGTCGTGACGATATTGTTGGTGCAACATTACAAGCGGACGTTACCTTATTTGCTACGCAAGACTTAGCTGATAAGTTGTTAAGTGTTGGCGAAGAATTACGTTTTGCCCTAATTACCTCTGCTGCCAATGTGGTGGTTGTTACTGAACAGCCAGAAGGCAGTGTAGCAACAGAAGTGAACGGCTTATGGTTAGCCATTTCCGCTTCTACTGGTACTAAATGTGAACGTTGTTGGCATTACACTCTTGATGTTGGTCAGAATGACACTCACAGTGATTTGTGTGGCCGTTGTATTACCAATATTGATGGTGCAGGCGAAGCTCGTCAGTTTGCTTAA
- a CDS encoding thymidylate synthase, translating into MKQYLDLCQRIIDEGSWVSNDRTGKRCLTLINADLEYQVGKNEFPIITTRKSFYKAAIAELLGYIRGFDNAADFRALGTPTWNANANENQAWLNNPHRKGEDDMGRVYGVQGRAWAKPDGGSIDQLKKVVDNLSKGIDDRGEIISFYNPGEFHMGCLRPCMFQHQFSLLDGTLYLNSYQRSCDVPLGLNFNQIQVFAFLAIMAQITGQKAGVAYHKIVNAHIYEDQLDLMENVQLKREPLASPQLKINPKIKSLEDLETWVTMDDFEVIGYEHHDPIQYPFSV; encoded by the coding sequence ATGAAACAATATTTAGATTTATGCCAACGTATTATTGACGAAGGCTCATGGGTAAGTAACGACCGAACCGGTAAACGTTGTTTAACACTGATTAACGCCGACTTAGAATATCAAGTGGGCAAGAATGAATTTCCCATTATAACAACTCGTAAAAGCTTCTATAAAGCCGCTATTGCAGAATTGTTAGGGTACATCAGAGGATTTGATAATGCTGCTGATTTTAGAGCATTAGGCACGCCAACATGGAATGCCAATGCCAATGAAAACCAAGCCTGGTTAAATAACCCGCATCGTAAAGGTGAGGATGATATGGGCCGAGTTTACGGTGTTCAAGGAAGAGCTTGGGCAAAACCTGATGGCGGCTCGATAGATCAACTTAAAAAGGTTGTTGATAACCTAAGTAAAGGTATTGATGACAGAGGTGAGATCATCAGCTTTTATAACCCCGGTGAATTTCATATGGGGTGTCTACGCCCGTGTATGTTCCAGCATCAATTTTCACTTCTTGATGGCACGCTATATTTAAATAGTTATCAACGTAGTTGTGATGTGCCGTTAGGCCTTAACTTTAATCAAATTCAAGTATTCGCATTCTTAGCCATTATGGCGCAAATTACTGGTCAAAAAGCTGGTGTTGCCTACCATAAAATTGTTAATGCCCACATTTACGAAGACCAATTAGATCTAATGGAAAACGTGCAATTAAAGCGTGAGCCATTAGCTTCACCACAGCTTAAAATTAACCCTAAAATCAAATCATTAGAGGATTTGGAAACTTGGGTTACTATGGATGATTTTGAGGTGATAGGGTACGAGCATCACGACCCCATTCAATACCCATTCTCAGTTTAG
- the fkpB gene encoding FKBP-type peptidyl-prolyl cis-trans isomerase, whose protein sequence is MKTIVEDSSILMHITMKLSDGSAADSTKVNNKPAKVNMGDQSLSPAFEQQLLGLNQGDSKEFTLEAKDAFGDVNPENIHYLDRQKFNSDTPAEVGSIVTFTQPGGEIPGIIREVNDLSVTVDFNHPLAGQAITFAVDVVDIL, encoded by the coding sequence ATGAAAACAATTGTAGAAGATTCGAGCATCTTAATGCATATCACAATGAAACTTTCTGACGGCTCAGCTGCAGATAGTACCAAAGTTAACAATAAGCCTGCTAAAGTTAATATGGGAGATCAAAGTTTATCTCCCGCTTTTGAGCAGCAATTGTTAGGGCTAAATCAGGGCGACTCGAAAGAGTTTACCTTAGAAGCTAAAGATGCATTTGGTGATGTAAATCCTGAAAATATTCACTACTTAGATCGTCAAAAATTTAATAGTGATACACCCGCAGAAGTTGGCAGTATTGTCACTTTTACTCAACCAGGTGGCGAAATACCAGGCATCATTCGTGAAGTAAATGATTTATCTGTAACAGTAGATTTTAATCATCCTTTAGCGGGTCAAGCGATCACGTTTGCCGTTGATGTTGTAGACATTTTATAA